The following proteins are encoded in a genomic region of Nicoliella spurrieriana:
- a CDS encoding GNAT family N-acetyltransferase, producing the protein MDQITFRNAQMNDLNALMQIERTGFSPAEAASEIAMRERIAKLSDTFIVAINAGQLVGFVVGAAYDRRYLDDALYEKSTPNQPTDHYQTVLSIAVLPSERGHGIASELLGRIEMVAKRSNRLAVTLTCLQRLIPFYERNGFVNEGESESSHAGEVWYNMVKPI; encoded by the coding sequence ATGGATCAGATTACGTTTAGAAACGCCCAGATGAATGATTTAAATGCATTGATGCAGATTGAACGAACTGGCTTTAGCCCCGCTGAAGCTGCTAGTGAAATAGCCATGCGGGAGCGGATTGCAAAGCTTTCCGATACGTTCATCGTGGCGATTAACGCTGGTCAGTTAGTGGGCTTTGTGGTCGGGGCTGCCTATGATCGGCGTTATTTGGACGATGCCCTGTATGAAAAGTCGACCCCGAACCAACCCACTGATCACTACCAAACTGTGTTGAGCATTGCAGTATTGCCGAGTGAACGAGGGCACGGAATTGCCAGTGAACTACTAGGCCGAATCGAAATGGTTGCTAAACGGTCTAATCGATTGGCGGTTACCCTGACTTGTTTGCAGCGCTTGATTCCCTTTTATGAACGCAATGGATTCGTAAATGAGGGTGAATCGGAATCATCACATGCTGGTGAAGTGTGGTATAACATGGTCAAGCCAATTTAA
- a CDS encoding alpha/beta hydrolase fold domain-containing protein: MQSRRSFIMGFMFAISIIEKYTAFINQRSLRAQLVNQILPLIPVIRPLNTNRKFQQAMQNSKLPYQVPRWIQCLGSVHQYHGQSAIFEIVPHYVQAANHVIFYLHGGAYLNPPTLQHYQLLTKLANQTGWRVIMPVYPKTPAYHARDAHAMVMDAYQQLLNDDTIDSITLMGDSAGAGLGLALMQRIRDQKMQLPAKAVLISPYLDISNSNQQMRNIQPRDPMLNIATLAQLGLLYADGISVKDPLVSPIYGDATGLPAILMVTGTDDILSPDAMRFQKMAVSHHWEVTTIRYQAMNHDFMLFPIPEARDALHRVIQFIQKVSLRA, encoded by the coding sequence ATGCAATCACGTAGATCATTCATCATGGGCTTCATGTTTGCAATTAGCATTATTGAAAAGTACACCGCGTTCATTAATCAACGTAGTCTACGAGCTCAGCTCGTTAATCAAATACTACCGTTGATTCCAGTGATCAGGCCACTTAATACTAATCGCAAGTTTCAACAAGCCATGCAAAATAGTAAGTTACCATATCAAGTCCCGCGTTGGATACAATGCCTGGGTTCCGTTCATCAATACCACGGCCAGAGCGCCATTTTTGAAATTGTTCCCCATTATGTTCAAGCAGCTAATCATGTCATCTTCTATCTTCATGGTGGTGCCTATCTTAACCCACCGACGTTACAGCACTATCAGTTGCTAACTAAGTTGGCTAATCAAACCGGTTGGCGGGTCATAATGCCAGTGTATCCTAAAACCCCGGCATATCATGCTCGAGATGCTCATGCAATGGTTATGGATGCGTATCAACAATTACTAAATGATGATACCATTGATTCAATCACTTTAATGGGTGATTCTGCTGGTGCTGGCTTAGGGTTAGCATTAATGCAACGAATCCGCGATCAAAAAATGCAACTACCTGCTAAGGCGGTGTTGATTTCACCATACTTGGATATTTCCAATTCTAATCAACAAATGCGAAATATCCAGCCTAGAGATCCAATGCTAAATATCGCAACCCTAGCTCAATTAGGCCTGCTGTACGCTGATGGAATTAGCGTCAAAGATCCACTCGTTAGTCCTATCTATGGTGATGCTACTGGGTTACCAGCAATTTTAATGGTCACCGGAACCGACGATATTTTGTCACCAGATGCAATGCGTTTTCAGAAAATGGCGGTCTCGCACCATTGGGAAGTGACTACCATCCGCTATCAAGCAATGAACCACGATTTCATGTTGTTCCCAATTCCGGAGGCAAGGGATGCACTTCACCGGGTAATTCAATTTATTCAAAAGGTGAGCCTAAGGGCCTGA
- a CDS encoding MFS transporter, giving the protein MAENHGLQLTDRESNHQIIKALSSNALGAFSYGIFQYGISFMLLHATKSPLSFGMGLTIAPLVSLLTFIPIGNFVDTHDHKRIIFWGYLLRIIGFVLLGVALPFFSGTGLLIPVALFIVLDSFLVNFRNTAYSASIRQFVNESQIPKLSSLTTACASASRVLAPVFGVLLYSLISVNGLIALEIVATIIAMIIMMHLHFHNVDGHQTPRKKVSQTQQFHETLRYMKKRPFIRDTIIAEIVVNFFYTAVVTGAPFIIVNELNLGNDVVATIETGYAIGYLLGSLITNWFKNQRHFAKRVLVSLGLVGVALTGLGALFAVAPNKLMIGIMGLLLALLLDLAFAIFDLAVEIRLQSTVPTRILGRVSSTLYTASFAIMPVGTIIYTGLFDFFEHGSYILVLSGLVLIAYAFFSIDVFSRDIKKDDRFIQRHSD; this is encoded by the coding sequence ATGGCTGAAAATCATGGCTTACAGTTAACTGATCGAGAATCTAATCATCAGATTATTAAGGCGTTAAGTAGTAACGCGCTGGGGGCGTTTAGCTATGGGATTTTCCAATATGGCATCAGCTTTATGTTATTACACGCTACTAAGTCACCGTTAAGCTTTGGGATGGGACTGACGATTGCTCCATTAGTCAGTCTCTTAACGTTTATTCCAATTGGGAACTTTGTGGATACCCACGACCATAAACGGATTATCTTTTGGGGCTACCTACTCCGCATTATCGGGTTCGTCTTGTTGGGCGTGGCATTGCCGTTCTTTAGTGGCACCGGGTTATTAATTCCGGTGGCGCTATTTATTGTTTTGGATTCATTCTTAGTCAACTTCCGCAATACCGCTTATTCGGCATCGATTCGCCAGTTCGTAAACGAGAGTCAGATTCCAAAACTCAGTTCGCTAACGACGGCGTGTGCCTCTGCTTCACGCGTCTTAGCCCCGGTCTTTGGGGTGTTGTTATATTCGTTGATTAGCGTGAACGGGTTAATTGCACTAGAAATTGTGGCGACCATCATTGCAATGATCATTATGATGCACCTGCATTTTCACAATGTCGATGGTCATCAAACGCCCCGGAAGAAGGTGTCGCAGACCCAACAATTTCACGAAACACTGCGTTATATGAAGAAACGGCCGTTTATTCGCGATACGATCATTGCCGAGATTGTCGTGAACTTCTTTTACACCGCAGTGGTGACGGGAGCGCCATTTATCATCGTTAATGAATTAAACTTGGGCAATGACGTGGTTGCAACGATTGAAACTGGCTATGCAATTGGCTACCTCCTGGGGAGTTTGATTACCAACTGGTTCAAAAACCAACGCCACTTTGCAAAGCGGGTGTTGGTATCATTGGGATTGGTGGGAGTAGCGTTAACCGGGCTGGGGGCATTATTTGCAGTTGCCCCTAACAAGTTGATGATTGGCATCATGGGTCTGCTGCTAGCGTTACTGTTAGACCTTGCATTTGCCATCTTTGACCTCGCCGTTGAAATTCGGCTGCAAAGCACCGTCCCGACTAGAATTTTAGGGCGGGTCAGTTCAACGTTATACACCGCTAGTTTTGCAATCATGCCGGTCGGAACCATTATTTACACCGGATTGTTCGATTTCTTTGAGCATGGTAGTTATATTTTAGTGCTAAGCGGGTTGGTTTTAATTGCATATGCGTTCTTTAGCATTGACGTATTTAGCCGTGACATTAAAAAGGACGACCGCTTTATTCAACGGCACAGTGATTAA
- the eno gene encoding phosphopyruvate hydratase — translation MNEVYIDRVKGREVFDSRGNPTVEADVILTDGTLGRAEVPSGASTGENEAIELRDGGKRLMGKGVTKAVAHINNEISTALHGVSPFDQRQVDQIMIELDGTPNKAKLGANAILGVSMATARAAADYFNEPLYRYLGGVDLELPQSFHNVINGGEHADNDIDAQEFMITPLKKTSFRDGINKIADVYHTLKKVLEAEGFETGVGDEGGFAPNMKHTEEAVEALYKAIKQAGYEPGVDIGIAMDFAASAFFDKESGNYNFEGKTYTPAQFIDYVSDLIDKYPAIMSVEDPMDENSWDDFVTATKRLGDKVQIVDDDLIVTNPKFIRKAIKLGAGNTLLIKLNQIGTVSETLEAVRLARKNNFKTMISHRSGETGDTFVADFAVAVNGGELKAGAMARSERVEKYNDILRIEEAMHDLTPVAHYPNDVDLD, via the coding sequence TTGAACGAAGTTTATATTGATCGAGTAAAGGGACGGGAGGTATTTGATTCCCGTGGAAATCCAACGGTTGAAGCAGATGTGATTTTGACCGATGGGACGTTAGGAAGAGCCGAAGTGCCATCAGGAGCCTCTACTGGTGAAAACGAAGCAATTGAACTTCGCGATGGCGGCAAACGATTAATGGGGAAAGGTGTTACTAAGGCCGTTGCGCATATTAACAACGAAATTAGTACCGCTTTACACGGTGTGAGCCCATTTGACCAACGTCAAGTTGACCAAATCATGATCGAGTTAGATGGCACCCCTAATAAAGCTAAGTTGGGTGCAAATGCTATTTTGGGAGTTTCGATGGCTACGGCGCGGGCCGCTGCTGATTACTTCAACGAACCGCTTTATCGATACCTCGGTGGGGTGGACCTAGAATTACCACAATCATTCCACAACGTTATCAATGGTGGCGAACACGCTGATAACGATATCGACGCTCAAGAATTTATGATTACACCCCTTAAGAAGACTTCCTTCCGTGATGGAATTAATAAGATTGCCGATGTTTACCACACCTTAAAGAAGGTCTTAGAAGCAGAAGGCTTTGAGACCGGTGTTGGTGATGAAGGTGGGTTTGCTCCCAACATGAAGCATACCGAAGAGGCGGTTGAAGCACTTTACAAGGCCATTAAGCAAGCTGGATATGAACCCGGCGTTGATATTGGAATTGCGATGGACTTTGCTGCGTCCGCCTTCTTTGATAAGGAAAGCGGCAATTACAATTTTGAAGGCAAGACCTACACACCAGCACAATTTATCGACTACGTTAGTGATTTAATCGATAAGTATCCAGCAATTATGTCCGTTGAAGACCCAATGGACGAAAATTCATGGGATGACTTCGTAACTGCTACGAAGCGCTTAGGGGATAAAGTCCAAATCGTTGATGATGATTTGATCGTGACGAACCCTAAGTTTATCAGAAAGGCCATTAAGCTGGGCGCTGGAAACACGCTCTTGATTAAGTTGAACCAAATCGGGACCGTTTCCGAAACCTTAGAAGCCGTTCGGCTAGCACGGAAGAACAACTTCAAAACCATGATCAGTCACCGTTCTGGTGAAACTGGTGATACCTTTGTTGCTGACTTTGCCGTTGCTGTTAATGGTGGTGAACTTAAGGCTGGTGCGATGGCTCGTTCAGAACGGGTTGAAAAGTACAACGACATCTTAAGAATCGAAGAGGCAATGCATGACTTAACACCAGTTGCGCACTACCCAAATGATGTTGATTTAGATTAA
- a CDS encoding DMT family transporter, which translates to MPYLFGIIAGLVLPVQTSINTKLKNTLRGGPFFASMVSFVIGTLSLLIVNLIEGNSLLVPVNTFTTEPVWIWFGGALGVVGLTANIIIFPYLGAVQTVVMPILGQILMGMLIDNFGLFAAPVHHFTLLRLLGIIILLAGIFMIVIKREPAASSHKSKLPWQLIGLVAGMFQASQAPINGHLGILIGSPTHAALISFFVGAVILLIIGGISEHGYQKVKNAFSHGHPWWVLSGGALGAIYVLANADISPIIGAGTAVILALLGNLFGSVIFDKYGIMGASKKHITIVQYLGIVVMFLGVVIVKLF; encoded by the coding sequence TTGCCATACTTATTTGGAATCATCGCCGGGTTAGTATTACCGGTGCAAACATCAATTAATACGAAATTAAAGAACACCCTTAGGGGTGGCCCGTTCTTTGCCTCAATGGTGTCATTTGTGATCGGAACGCTGTCATTATTGATCGTGAACTTGATTGAAGGTAACTCGCTATTGGTCCCTGTCAACACCTTTACCACCGAACCAGTGTGGATTTGGTTCGGCGGAGCCCTTGGGGTGGTCGGACTAACGGCTAACATCATTATCTTTCCGTACTTAGGAGCGGTACAAACCGTGGTCATGCCAATCTTAGGCCAAATTTTAATGGGGATGCTCATCGATAACTTCGGGTTATTCGCCGCCCCGGTGCACCACTTCACACTACTCAGGTTATTGGGCATCATCATCCTATTAGCCGGCATCTTTATGATTGTGATCAAACGCGAACCCGCGGCTAGCAGTCACAAGAGTAAGTTGCCCTGGCAACTAATTGGCTTAGTCGCTGGGATGTTTCAAGCTTCCCAAGCCCCGATCAATGGTCATTTGGGGATTCTTATTGGTTCACCGACCCACGCGGCATTAATCTCATTCTTCGTGGGTGCCGTCATTTTATTGATCATTGGTGGGATTAGCGAACACGGGTATCAAAAGGTCAAGAATGCTTTTAGCCACGGGCATCCCTGGTGGGTCCTCTCCGGTGGAGCCCTCGGCGCCATTTATGTGCTAGCTAACGCCGACATCAGCCCCATTATCGGTGCCGGAACCGCGGTAATCTTAGCACTGCTAGGTAACCTATTTGGTAGCGTCATTTTTGATAAATACGGGATCATGGGGGCCAGCAAGAAACACATTACGATTGTGCAATATTTAGGAATTGTGGTCATGTTCTTAGGCGTGGTCATTGTAAAGTTATTTTAA
- a CDS encoding NADPH-dependent FMN reductase: MSTINVILGTSRKAALGKNLLNYMAAHKDEYEKMTGDQFNFMELGSYNLPFFYEDLAPLNNPDRTLKENEQKWVDDMKNADGYIFMTPEYNHSIPAVLKNGIDYLAGEIGDKPALIITYSNNSRGGQFGGNALSPIINRLGSFVLPKSVVIGNVQDNFAADGAVLPDAPSGEYYGKKLTQTAKRIAFYTDLLKDHPFKG, translated from the coding sequence ATGTCAACAATTAACGTTATTTTAGGAACTTCACGTAAGGCTGCATTGGGTAAGAACCTATTGAACTACATGGCAGCCCACAAGGATGAATATGAAAAAATGACTGGCGACCAGTTTAACTTTATGGAATTGGGCAGTTATAACCTGCCGTTTTTCTATGAAGATTTAGCGCCATTAAACAATCCGGACCGGACCTTAAAGGAAAATGAACAAAAATGGGTCGATGATATGAAGAATGCCGATGGCTACATCTTCATGACGCCAGAATATAACCACTCGATTCCGGCAGTTTTAAAGAACGGGATTGACTACCTTGCTGGAGAAATTGGTGATAAGCCGGCATTGATCATTACCTATTCGAACAATAGCCGGGGCGGTCAATTTGGTGGGAATGCACTCAGCCCAATTATCAATCGTTTGGGCTCGTTCGTGCTACCAAAGTCAGTTGTCATTGGAAACGTGCAGGATAACTTTGCTGCCGATGGCGCCGTCTTACCAGATGCACCATCTGGTGAATACTATGGTAAGAAGTTAACGCAAACTGCAAAACGAATCGCGTTTTACACGGACTTATTGAAGGACCATCCATTTAAGGGTTAA
- a CDS encoding MFS transporter, giving the protein MSRKWLILICIGIVTFMSDLDASVVNIALPTISKSLSISMSISELIVSAYLITICILLMPLGKLSDKIGKNRIFKIGTALFTVGSLVCGLSPNITLLIFARILQGIGAAMTMSTNNGIITEVFPKKQRGQALGWIGSFVALGMIAGPGVGGVILQYLSWEDIFYINVPVGILMMLMATKVLEKDHPGKPEQSDPIGDALSTAFIFLFFVYLYAGQQFGYLNGWLLLGLLISVVALVVFIFNENKQANPLIDLKLFKNVDFSAGLITAVLIFVTNNFYMVLTPFYLQNARNYSAGIAGLIMMILPFVQIVTAPLSGKLADVFGEIKLIVIGLLFILVAQVLLLSSNLNSSIIIYMVAIGLLGLGNSVFQAPNNSMIMGSIKSKDLGIAGSMNSLSRNIGMVLGNALATSLLFLVMSVISGQHVTNFTGSNKPLYLMGQQFVYGFGIVLIVITIVITLKQVKTIRTTQS; this is encoded by the coding sequence TTGAGTAGAAAATGGTTGATCCTTATCTGTATTGGGATCGTGACCTTTATGAGTGATCTTGATGCGAGTGTGGTAAACATTGCATTACCCACGATTAGTAAATCATTATCGATTAGTATGAGTATTTCTGAATTAATTGTTTCTGCCTACTTAATTACCATCTGTATTTTATTAATGCCGTTAGGGAAGTTAAGCGATAAAATTGGCAAAAACCGCATTTTTAAAATTGGAACTGCATTATTTACGGTCGGGTCGCTGGTCTGTGGACTAAGCCCTAATATTACATTATTAATATTTGCCCGGATTTTGCAAGGCATCGGGGCAGCGATGACGATGAGTACCAATAATGGAATTATTACCGAAGTGTTTCCAAAAAAGCAACGGGGTCAGGCCCTCGGGTGGATTGGTTCGTTCGTTGCACTCGGGATGATTGCCGGTCCCGGAGTCGGGGGCGTGATTCTGCAGTATCTATCGTGGGAGGATATCTTCTACATTAACGTGCCAGTCGGGATTTTAATGATGTTAATGGCCACCAAGGTGCTGGAAAAAGACCATCCTGGCAAGCCAGAGCAATCAGATCCAATTGGCGATGCTTTATCGACCGCGTTTATCTTCTTATTCTTCGTGTATCTCTACGCGGGGCAACAATTTGGGTATCTAAATGGTTGGTTATTACTGGGACTACTAATTTCGGTGGTCGCACTAGTTGTCTTTATCTTCAATGAGAATAAGCAAGCCAATCCGTTGATCGATCTAAAACTATTTAAGAATGTCGATTTTTCAGCGGGTCTAATTACGGCGGTCTTAATTTTCGTTACCAATAATTTCTACATGGTCCTGACACCATTTTATTTGCAAAACGCCCGGAACTATTCCGCGGGGATTGCCGGTTTGATTATGATGATCTTACCGTTCGTTCAAATCGTGACCGCTCCGTTATCCGGGAAACTGGCCGATGTGTTCGGTGAAATTAAATTGATCGTGATCGGATTATTGTTCATTCTGGTGGCCCAAGTATTATTGCTGTCAAGTAACCTAAATTCGAGTATCATTATCTATATGGTAGCGATTGGGTTATTGGGACTCGGTAACTCGGTCTTTCAAGCACCGAATAATTCAATGATCATGGGTTCGATCAAGAGTAAGGACCTGGGAATTGCCGGGAGCATGAATTCGCTCTCCCGGAATATCGGAATGGTGCTGGGCAATGCCCTTGCCACGTCGTTATTATTCTTGGTCATGAGCGTCATTTCCGGTCAGCATGTAACTAACTTTACCGGTAGTAACAAGCCATTGTATCTAATGGGCCAACAATTTGTATATGGATTTGGAATTGTTTTAATCGTGATTACGATTGTAATTACATTAAAGCAAGTTAAAACAATTAGAACCACACAATCATAG
- a CDS encoding MarR family winged helix-turn-helix transcriptional regulator produces the protein MDNSQKVITLIGQILEQDSKDDNEKEWMRQNAPTKEVANVIHKLTTRDFHVIIAIYHSQKAYAKALPEQVHISQPTVSRAIKALNDRGLIKRYSTPQNSKDIIVELTPLGTAVAKVQLQLRNKLTADVSKILGQLSEHEADLFVDTLRQIKNLNIFD, from the coding sequence ATGGATAATTCACAAAAAGTCATTACCTTAATCGGGCAAATTCTAGAACAAGATTCAAAGGATGATAACGAAAAAGAGTGGATGCGCCAAAACGCCCCCACTAAGGAAGTCGCCAATGTCATTCATAAACTAACGACCCGTGATTTTCACGTGATCATTGCGATTTATCATAGTCAAAAAGCATATGCCAAGGCGCTACCAGAACAAGTCCACATTTCACAACCGACCGTTTCGAGGGCAATCAAGGCCCTTAACGACCGTGGGTTAATCAAACGCTACTCGACTCCACAAAATAGTAAGGACATCATCGTGGAATTAACCCCCCTCGGCACTGCGGTCGCTAAGGTCCAACTCCAATTACGGAATAAGCTCACTGCTGACGTTTCTAAAATTTTAGGGCAACTGTCGGAGCATGAAGCTGACCTCTTCGTGGATACGCTGCGGCAAATCAAAAACCTCAATATTTTTGATTAA
- a CDS encoding zinc-binding dehydrogenase, with amino-acid sequence MKAVTIHSLGQANPLVDVPTPAVPADSVLIKVHATAVNNVDLAWATGKRKKDDTILGLEVSGEVVESNSAVKVGQRVAAFVVGGAYAEFVSVPANRVIPLPETVSYSKGACIPVSYLTAYQSLFWLGQLQDHQTVLIHGGAGGVGSAATQLAKALKDVTVITTSSAAKTQACKENGADYAIDYEHQDFEAEVDQITDHQGVDLIIDFIGASYFQRNLNALHTDGHIVIIGTLGGEIVDQFNLRYIMVKRATVTGSMLMPRSEEYKAKLTTEFAQKTAQLFADGKLDPVVSGAFDLPDALAAQKFMHDKQNVGKIVLKV; translated from the coding sequence ATGAAAGCAGTTACAATTCACAGTTTAGGACAAGCCAATCCCTTAGTTGACGTACCGACCCCAGCGGTCCCAGCGGATTCCGTATTAATTAAGGTGCACGCCACCGCAGTCAACAACGTCGATTTAGCTTGGGCCACTGGAAAGCGCAAAAAAGACGATACCATCTTGGGATTAGAAGTATCAGGTGAGGTCGTCGAATCCAATTCGGCCGTGAAGGTCGGCCAACGGGTAGCTGCATTTGTTGTCGGTGGTGCCTACGCTGAGTTCGTTTCGGTCCCAGCTAACCGGGTCATCCCACTTCCCGAAACCGTTTCATATTCAAAGGGGGCCTGCATCCCAGTTAGTTATCTGACTGCCTACCAATCACTATTTTGGTTGGGCCAATTGCAGGACCATCAAACCGTATTAATTCACGGTGGTGCTGGGGGCGTTGGTAGTGCCGCCACCCAATTGGCCAAGGCCCTTAAGGACGTTACGGTCATTACCACTTCCAGTGCTGCTAAAACGCAGGCATGTAAGGAGAACGGTGCTGATTACGCAATTGATTACGAACACCAGGATTTTGAAGCCGAAGTGGATCAAATCACTGATCACCAAGGGGTTGATTTAATCATTGACTTCATTGGTGCGAGTTATTTCCAACGGAATCTAAACGCTTTGCATACCGATGGTCACATCGTCATCATCGGCACGCTCGGCGGTGAAATCGTTGACCAATTCAACCTCCGCTACATCATGGTCAAGCGGGCTACCGTGACCGGGTCCATGTTAATGCCCCGGTCTGAGGAATATAAAGCTAAGTTAACCACTGAATTTGCCCAAAAGACAGCACAATTATTTGCGGACGGGAAGTTGGACCCAGTCGTAAGTGGGGCGTTCGACCTTCCCGATGCCCTAGCGGCTCAAAAATTCATGCATGATAAGCAAAACGTTGGTAAAATCGTTTTAAAGGTTTAA
- a CDS encoding NAD(P)H-quinone oxidoreductase — protein MKAVTIHSLSQANPIVDVPNPEVTTGSVLIKVHATGVNHVDLAWATGKRKPADTVFGLEAAGEVIESKSNQVQVGQRVAALLDHGGYAGLVAVPAERIIPLPDEVSYTQGASIPESFLTAYQALFWIGQLKEHQTVLIHAGASAVGTAAIQLAKVLKHATVITTASTAKTKVCKQFGADYTIDYKTQDFEAEVDRITEHQGVDLILDFIGKNYFQSNLNALHFDGRIVLIGDLSGSIVDQFNLRYIMVKRASITGTMLSPRSAEYKARLTQAFVADTKQLFADGTLKPSVSATFDLADALAAQQFMADQKNVGKIVIKV, from the coding sequence ATGAAAGCAGTTACCATCCATAGCTTAAGTCAAGCTAACCCCATCGTCGACGTTCCAAATCCCGAAGTCACCACTGGCTCCGTGTTAATCAAGGTTCATGCCACCGGTGTTAACCACGTCGATTTGGCGTGGGCCACCGGCAAGCGTAAGCCCGCTGACACCGTGTTCGGACTAGAAGCAGCAGGTGAAGTGATCGAATCTAAGTCCAATCAGGTGCAAGTCGGTCAACGAGTGGCGGCCCTTCTCGATCATGGTGGTTACGCTGGCTTGGTTGCCGTCCCAGCTGAACGAATCATTCCACTTCCAGATGAAGTTAGTTACACCCAGGGTGCTAGCATCCCAGAAAGTTTCTTGACGGCTTACCAGGCCCTATTTTGGATCGGTCAGTTAAAAGAACACCAAACAGTATTAATTCATGCCGGAGCCAGTGCAGTGGGCACGGCTGCCATTCAGCTCGCTAAGGTGTTGAAACACGCAACCGTGATTACCACTGCTAGTACTGCCAAAACGAAGGTTTGTAAACAATTCGGGGCGGATTACACGATTGATTATAAAACCCAGGACTTTGAAGCCGAAGTCGATCGGATTACTGAACACCAGGGCGTTGATTTAATCCTCGACTTCATTGGGAAGAACTACTTTCAAAGTAATTTGAACGCATTGCACTTTGATGGCCGGATCGTGTTAATCGGTGATTTGAGCGGTAGCATCGTGGACCAATTTAATTTACGCTACATCATGGTCAAGCGCGCCAGCATTACCGGAACCATGTTATCGCCACGCTCAGCTGAATATAAGGCTCGCTTAACGCAGGCATTCGTGGCCGATACCAAGCAATTATTTGCGGACGGAACCTTAAAGCCATCAGTGAGTGCCACCTTTGACCTAGCGGACGCCCTCGCTGCTCAACAGTTCATGGCTGATCAAAAGAACGTGGGTAAAATTGTCATCAAGGTTTAA
- a CDS encoding Lreu_0056 family protein gives MKKFCSIVGLSMVLLLAGCGNNGNDKATSSSSSQAGSSSVTSSSASSSVTTSSSAASSSATNGSSTASSASVSKNTSNLSDKQIGVMAVFLAFPDLIKGSDPVYYMPASQNVGKNALEKGYSYITDMSTDQLGYVFYQVNGSNVTIKNWVSGAKDVADGHFKVETVTIDRLVNDYYVNQGQKDEVNGDVAKLKSAQQHDNE, from the coding sequence ATGAAAAAATTTTGTAGTATTGTAGGATTATCAATGGTGTTATTGTTAGCTGGTTGTGGGAATAATGGTAATGATAAAGCGACGAGTAGCAGTAGTAGCCAAGCCGGTAGTTCTAGTGTTACCAGTAGCTCAGCTAGTTCGAGTGTGACCACGAGCAGCTCAGCAGCCAGTAGTTCGGCGACTAATGGTAGTAGCACTGCTAGTAGTGCGTCTGTTAGTAAAAATACCAGTAATTTAAGTGATAAGCAGATTGGGGTCATGGCCGTCTTTCTGGCGTTTCCGGATTTAATTAAGGGCTCAGATCCGGTTTATTACATGCCAGCAAGTCAAAATGTGGGTAAAAATGCACTGGAAAAGGGATATAGCTACATTACGGATATGAGTACCGATCAATTAGGGTATGTATTCTATCAAGTGAACGGCTCGAATGTGACGATTAAGAATTGGGTCTCGGGTGCAAAAGATGTCGCCGATGGTCACTTTAAGGTGGAAACCGTCACGATTGACCGCTTGGTGAATGACTACTACGTTAACCAGGGCCAAAAAGACGAGGTAAATGGCGACGTGGCCAAGTTAAAATCAGCACAACAACATGATAATGAATAG